The Pagrus major chromosome 17, Pma_NU_1.0 genome includes a region encoding these proteins:
- the ncoa7a gene encoding nuclear receptor coactivator 7 codes for MGVAYSVGEVDHLYTFFVQWSPEIYTKGNKKRRHPHYLIREKHQKHFLVVEKNKVAVINKLLSNPVNPAANNWEIITVKDPKRRLSLCSSEDSEAEEPDYQKEDDDALPVLGDESQLMDDYHIKRLAAHMPARTQCYPWQLVYSTAIHGSSLKTLYRNMVGLDSPVLLVIKDMHQKVFGAFSSDPFKVSKYCYGTGETFLFSFNPDFQAYRWSGENSYFVSGNLESLQIGGGGGGFGLWLDADLYHGSSFSCPTFHNESLSTQEDFVVQDLEVWTVQN; via the exons ATGGGAGTTGCGTACAGTGTCGGAGA GGTTGACCACCTCTACACCTTCTTTGTGCAATGGTCACCAGAAATTTACACCAAGGGCAACAAGAAGCGCCGCCACCCCCACTACCTCATCAgagagaaacatcagaaacacttTCTGGTAGTGGAGAAGAACAAGGTGGCTGTGATCAACAAGCTCCTCAGTAACCCTGTCAACCCTGCTGCTAACAACTGGGAG ATCATCACAGTAAAGGACCCCAAACGCCGCCTGAGTCTGTGCAGCTCGGAGGACTCGGAGGCAGAGGAGCCCGACTACCAGAAGGAAGATGACGATGCTCTGCCTGTCCTGGGTGACGAAAGCCAGCTGATGGATGACTACCACATAAAGAGA CTCGCTGCTCACATGCCAGCAAGGACCCAGTGCTATCCATGGCAGCTGGTCTACAGCACAGCCATCCATGGGAGCAGCCTGAAGACTCTGTACAGGAACATGGTGGGCCTGGACAGCCCTGTGCTGCTGGTCATCAAAGACATGCACCAAAAG GTGTTTGGGGCTTTTTCTTCCGATCCATTCAAAGTCAGTAAATACTGCTACGGTACAGGAGAAACCTTCCTGTTCAGCTTCAACCCAGACTTCCAG GCATACAGGTGGAGTGGTGAGAACTCCTACTTTGTAAGCGGCAACCTTGAATCACTGCAGATTGGTGGAGGAGG GGGCGGTTTTGGCCTGTGGCTGGATGCTGATCTGTACCATGGTTCGAGCTTCTCCTGTCCCACCTTTCACAACGAGTCTCTCTCCACACAAGAAGACTTTGTTGTCCAAGACCTCGAAGTCTGGACCGTGCAGAACTGA
- the hint3 gene encoding adenosine 5'-monophosphoramidase HINT3 → MAAVEATQPAQVDLSETSSAPAEGYDKKCIFCKIINNEMGTELLHCDEEISCFRDIKPGAPHHYLVVPTKHVGNCKSLSKEHVPLVKQMVETGKEILQKNSVTDLSDVRFGFHWPPFCSVTHLHLHVLAPASQMSFMSRLFYRLNSYWFITADQLIELLNSKGETD, encoded by the exons ATGGCAGCAGTCGAGGCTACACAACCTGCCCAGGTTGATTTATCCGAAACTAGCAGCGCGCCGGCTGAAGGATATGacaagaaatgtattttctgcaaGATTATTAACAATGAAATGGGCACGGAGCTTCTTCACTGT GATGAGGAGATCTCATGTTTCAGAGACATCAAACCTGGAGCTCCTCATCATTACCTGGTCGTCCCAACCAAACATGTTGGGAACTGTAAATCACTCAGTAAAGAACACGTGCCTTTGG TCAAGCAAATGGTGGAGACAGGGAAGGAGATCCTCCAGAAAAACAGCGTAACAGATCTCAGTGATGTCAG GTTTGGTTTCCATTGGCCCCCATTTTGTTCTGTCACACACCTACACCTTCATGTCCTGGCACCTGCCAGTCAAATGAGCTTCATGTCCCGCCTCTTCTACAGACTCAATTCCTATTGGTTTATCACG GCAGACCAGCTGATCGAGCTTTTAAACTCTAAAGGAGAGACCGACTGA
- the LOC141011795 gene encoding actin-binding Rho-activating protein has protein sequence MENENDVPAPARFSDDTAVCIASVKGLKENWQKWSSEHQEYQKHNPFSHDTRPSVVVPQRGQDDYGRPLQGSMTEQRGKDAHTHISREVEELREVIRNIGEPRDKDRDGSGSDGKVITVEFGKLFEHYVTISNKLVGILLRARKQKLVDFEGEMLWQGQDDHVVITLLQ, from the coding sequence atggaaaatgaaaatgacgtCCCAGCTCCTGCTCGGTTTAGTGATGACACAGCAGTGTGCATTGCTTCTGTGAAAGGCTTAAAAGAGAACTGGCAGAAGTGGTCCAGTGAGCACCAGGAGTACCAGAAGCACAACCCCTTCAGTCACGACACCAGGCCCAGTGTGGTGGTCCCTCAGAGGGGGCAGGATGACTACGGGAGGCCCCTGCAGGGCTCCATGACGGAGCAGCGGGGAAAggatgctcacacacacatcagcagagAGGTCGAGGAGCTGCGTGAGGTGATAAGGAACATTGGAGAGCCGAGAGATAAAGACAGGGATGGAAGCGGCAGCGATGGGAAAGTGATCACTGTGGAATTTGGGAAACTGTTTGAGCATTATGTGACCATCTCTAATAAACTGGTGGGGATTCTTCTACGAGCGAGGAAGCAGAAGCTGGTTGACTTTGAGGGGGAGATGCTGTGGCAGGGGCAGGATGACCATGTAGTTATCACTCTGCTGCAGTGA
- the trmt11 gene encoding tRNA (guanine(10)-N2)-methyltransferase homolog isoform X1, with the protein MATTNSRSCLQYLLHLAHDNLDFRLPEIKALLALRGKQFQPIENFKEKVRKTNSPFWCLDGLSEEDVRGIMARSVCAKSAFELWGHGQTHSELRTSLLNYPSENMSPFMDKHSTYRINVYTFNKTLEFTDRIKKIDALEYLPFEGTVSLKSPQHVFCLLEDYGTDPNNIPEHPYYIYFGRWIGDGQRELIRSHSVKNRHFIGNTSMDAGLSFIMANHAKVNENDVVFDPFVGTGSLLVACSQFGAYVCGSDIDYNTIHGKGRSSRKNQKWRGPDENIRANLRQYGTENMYLDVMVSDASKPVWRETALFDAIITDPPYGIRESTRRTGSHKDTPKPPDGIYVESHVPVTQAYHLSDIFTDLLNFSAHRLVMGGRLVYWLPVYRPDYSEEMVPLHPCLRIISNCEQTLSSHTSRRLITMEKIKEPEEQDNLALVADPSLSPYQGHNAFREKYFSGVNKRCSKEENKPEVNGE; encoded by the exons ATGGCGACCACCAACAGTCGATCATGCCTCCAATATCTACTACACCTCGCGCATGATAATTTGGACTTCAGGTTACCG GAGATTAAAGCCTTGCtggctctcagaggaaaacaattcCAGCCAATTGAAAACTTCAAGGAAAAGGTTCGCAAGACAAAT TCTCCTTTCTGGTGTCTGGATGGTTTGTCTGAGGAGGATGTCCGCGGCATCATGGCCAGATCTGTTTGTGCAAA GTCTGCTTTTGAACTATGGGGCCAcggacaaacacacagtgaactCAGAACATCCCTCTTGAACTACCCATCAGAGAACATG TCACCGTTTATGGACAAACACTCAACTTACAGAATCAACGTCTACACTTTCAACAAGACTCTGGAGTTTACTGACAGAATCAAAAAGATTGAT GCTTTGGAGTATCTTCCATTTGAAGGCACGGTGAGCCTGAAGAGCCCTCAGCACGTCTTCTGTTTGCTGGAAGATTATGGAACAGACCCCAACAACATCCCTGAGCATCCATACTACATCTATTTTGGCCGATGG ATAGGGGATGGACAGCGTGAACTGATCCGCTCCCACAGTGTGAAGAACAGGCACTTCATAGGAAACACCAGTATGGATGCTGGGCTCTCATTCATTATGGCCAACCATGCTAAGGTCAACGAGAATGACGTCGTCTTTGACCCTTTTGTCGGCACAG GGAGCCTGTTGGTAGCATGTTCTCAGTTTGGAGCCTACGTCTGTGGATCAGATATTGATTACAACACTATTCACGGCAAAG GTAGGTCAAGCCGTAAAAACCAGAAGTGGCGAGGACCTGATGAGAATATCAGAGCCAACCTGCGGCAGTACGGAACAGAGAACATGTATTTAGATGTCATGGTGTCTGATGCATCCAAGCCTGTGTGGAGGGAGACCGCTCTGTTTGATGCCATCATTACTGATC CTCCCTACGGTATCCGCGAGTCCACAAGGAGAACGGGCTCCCACAAAGACACTCCTAAACCCCCTGACGGCAT CTACGTAGAGTCTCACGTCCCCGTCACACAGGCGTACCACCTGAGTGACATCTTCACAGATCTGTTAAACTTTTCCGCCCACCGTTTAGTCATGGGCGGGAGGTTGGTCTACTGGCTTCCTGTCTACAGACCAGA CTATTCTGAGGAGATGGTGCCTCTTCATCCGTGTCTGCGGATCATCAGTAACTGTGAGCAGACGCTCTCCAGCCACACCTCACGACGCCTGATCACCATGGAGAAGATCAAGGAGCCAGAG GAACAAGACAATCTAGCTCTTGTAGCAGACCCAAGCTTAAGCCCCTACCAGGGACACAACGCCTTCAGAGAGAAGTATTTCAGTGGAGTAAACAAGAGGTGTagcaaggaggaaaacaaacctGAAGTCAACGGAGAGTGA
- the trmt11 gene encoding tRNA (guanine(10)-N2)-methyltransferase homolog isoform X2 — MATTNSRSCLQYLLHLAHDNLDFRLPEIKALLALRGKQFQPIENFKEKSPFWCLDGLSEEDVRGIMARSVCAKSAFELWGHGQTHSELRTSLLNYPSENMSPFMDKHSTYRINVYTFNKTLEFTDRIKKIDALEYLPFEGTVSLKSPQHVFCLLEDYGTDPNNIPEHPYYIYFGRWIGDGQRELIRSHSVKNRHFIGNTSMDAGLSFIMANHAKVNENDVVFDPFVGTGSLLVACSQFGAYVCGSDIDYNTIHGKGRSSRKNQKWRGPDENIRANLRQYGTENMYLDVMVSDASKPVWRETALFDAIITDPPYGIRESTRRTGSHKDTPKPPDGIYVESHVPVTQAYHLSDIFTDLLNFSAHRLVMGGRLVYWLPVYRPDYSEEMVPLHPCLRIISNCEQTLSSHTSRRLITMEKIKEPEEQDNLALVADPSLSPYQGHNAFREKYFSGVNKRCSKEENKPEVNGE; from the exons ATGGCGACCACCAACAGTCGATCATGCCTCCAATATCTACTACACCTCGCGCATGATAATTTGGACTTCAGGTTACCG GAGATTAAAGCCTTGCtggctctcagaggaaaacaattcCAGCCAATTGAAAACTTCAAGGAAAAG TCTCCTTTCTGGTGTCTGGATGGTTTGTCTGAGGAGGATGTCCGCGGCATCATGGCCAGATCTGTTTGTGCAAA GTCTGCTTTTGAACTATGGGGCCAcggacaaacacacagtgaactCAGAACATCCCTCTTGAACTACCCATCAGAGAACATG TCACCGTTTATGGACAAACACTCAACTTACAGAATCAACGTCTACACTTTCAACAAGACTCTGGAGTTTACTGACAGAATCAAAAAGATTGAT GCTTTGGAGTATCTTCCATTTGAAGGCACGGTGAGCCTGAAGAGCCCTCAGCACGTCTTCTGTTTGCTGGAAGATTATGGAACAGACCCCAACAACATCCCTGAGCATCCATACTACATCTATTTTGGCCGATGG ATAGGGGATGGACAGCGTGAACTGATCCGCTCCCACAGTGTGAAGAACAGGCACTTCATAGGAAACACCAGTATGGATGCTGGGCTCTCATTCATTATGGCCAACCATGCTAAGGTCAACGAGAATGACGTCGTCTTTGACCCTTTTGTCGGCACAG GGAGCCTGTTGGTAGCATGTTCTCAGTTTGGAGCCTACGTCTGTGGATCAGATATTGATTACAACACTATTCACGGCAAAG GTAGGTCAAGCCGTAAAAACCAGAAGTGGCGAGGACCTGATGAGAATATCAGAGCCAACCTGCGGCAGTACGGAACAGAGAACATGTATTTAGATGTCATGGTGTCTGATGCATCCAAGCCTGTGTGGAGGGAGACCGCTCTGTTTGATGCCATCATTACTGATC CTCCCTACGGTATCCGCGAGTCCACAAGGAGAACGGGCTCCCACAAAGACACTCCTAAACCCCCTGACGGCAT CTACGTAGAGTCTCACGTCCCCGTCACACAGGCGTACCACCTGAGTGACATCTTCACAGATCTGTTAAACTTTTCCGCCCACCGTTTAGTCATGGGCGGGAGGTTGGTCTACTGGCTTCCTGTCTACAGACCAGA CTATTCTGAGGAGATGGTGCCTCTTCATCCGTGTCTGCGGATCATCAGTAACTGTGAGCAGACGCTCTCCAGCCACACCTCACGACGCCTGATCACCATGGAGAAGATCAAGGAGCCAGAG GAACAAGACAATCTAGCTCTTGTAGCAGACCCAAGCTTAAGCCCCTACCAGGGACACAACGCCTTCAGAGAGAAGTATTTCAGTGGAGTAAACAAGAGGTGTagcaaggaggaaaacaaacctGAAGTCAACGGAGAGTGA